A genomic stretch from Empedobacter stercoris includes:
- a CDS encoding GNAT family N-acetyltransferase, producing MEIKQIDDKKNGAFAILDGDKKAGEMSYVWAGDDKIIIDHTEVDEAYGGQGIGKKVLLALVDWTRNNNIKVIPLCPFAKAQFDKNTEIRDVLSQ from the coding sequence ATGGAAATTAAACAAATTGATGATAAAAAAAATGGCGCTTTTGCCATTTTAGATGGCGATAAAAAAGCTGGAGAAATGAGTTATGTTTGGGCTGGAGATGATAAAATCATCATCGATCATACAGAAGTTGATGAAGCTTATGGCGGACAAGGTATTGGTAAAAAAGTTTTATTAGCCTTGGTTGATTGGACAAGAAATAATAATATTAAAGTTATTCCTTTGTGTCCTTTTGCAAAAGCACAATTTGATAAAAACACAGAAATTAGAGATGTTTTATCTCAATAA
- a CDS encoding pirin family protein: MNTKNIEAVIAPREPHFVGDGFRVHNFIPSGYHLDMRRMDPFIMLDYNSKFDFLATDKPKGVGVHPHRGFETVTIAYQGSVSHHDSAGGGGTIHQGDVQWMTAASGVLHKEYHAEEFYKKGGIFQMVQLWVNLPAKDKMSAPKYQAIAHKDIPTVEVENGFVEVIAGEYNQAKGAASTFSPVHMLNAKLNEGGKANFSFPAHYNTVLLVIEGEVKVNEQEIVPTDHLLLFTNEGEDFTIEATESSVVLILSGEPLNEPIASYGPFVMNTQEQIREAFDDYNHGKFGTLED; this comes from the coding sequence ATGAACACAAAAAATATAGAAGCGGTTATCGCTCCAAGAGAGCCTCATTTCGTAGGAGATGGATTTAGAGTTCATAACTTTATTCCGAGCGGTTATCATTTAGACATGAGAAGAATGGATCCTTTTATTATGTTGGATTACAATTCAAAATTTGATTTTCTTGCAACGGACAAACCAAAAGGTGTTGGTGTACATCCGCATCGTGGTTTCGAAACCGTAACAATCGCTTATCAAGGAAGTGTTTCTCATCATGACAGTGCTGGCGGAGGTGGAACAATTCATCAAGGCGATGTACAATGGATGACAGCTGCGTCAGGAGTTTTACACAAAGAATATCATGCAGAAGAGTTTTACAAAAAAGGAGGAATTTTTCAAATGGTTCAATTATGGGTAAATCTCCCTGCAAAGGATAAAATGAGTGCGCCTAAATATCAAGCCATTGCACACAAAGATATTCCAACTGTTGAAGTTGAAAATGGATTTGTAGAAGTTATAGCTGGTGAATATAACCAAGCAAAAGGTGCTGCATCTACTTTTTCTCCTGTTCATATGTTGAATGCAAAATTAAATGAAGGTGGTAAAGCGAATTTTAGTTTCCCAGCACATTACAATACAGTTTTATTGGTTATTGAAGGTGAAGTAAAAGTGAATGAGCAAGAAATTGTTCCAACAGATCATTTGTTATTGTTTACTAATGAAGGAGAAGATTTTACAATCGAAGCGACTGAAAGTAGTGTGGTACTTATTTTGAGTGGAGAACCTCTAAATGAGCCAATCGCATCATACGGTCCATTTGTAATGAATACACAAGAGCAAATTCGTGAAGCATTTGACGATTACAATCACGGAAAATTTGGTACATTAGAAGATTAA
- a CDS encoding urocanate hydratase — MTFQEQIKQGIPSVLPQKKERDPNISHAPKRKEILSKEEKKLALKNALRYFEPIHHAELIPEFKQELEDFGRIYMYRLMPDYKIFARPITDYPGNSEQAKAIQLMIQNNLDQAVAQHPEELITYGGNGAVFQNWAQYLLTMKYLSEMTDEQTLVMYSGHPMGLFPSHKNAPRVVVTNGMVIPNYSQPDDWEKMNALGVSQYGQMTAGSYMYIGPQGIVHGTTITVLNGCRKIDDKGTAGKLFVTAGLGGMSGAQPKAGNIAGVVSVTAEVNPAATWKRHEQGWVDEVISDLDELVARVKKAKADKEVVSIAYDGNIVDVWEKFDQENVYIDLGSDQTSLHNPWAGGYYPVGLTLEESNQMMAENPELFKEKVQESLRRHAAAVNKHTAKGTYFFDYGNAFLLEASRAGADVMAENGIDFKYPSYVQDIMGPMCFDYGFGPFRWVCTSGKPEDLLKTDEIACQVLEKIMQHSPAEIQQQMQDNITWIKGAQENKLVVGSQARILYADAEGRIKIAKAFNDAIAKGEIEPVVLGRDHHDVSGTDSPFRETSNIYDGSKFTADMAIHNVIGDSFRGATWVSIHNGGGVGWGEVINGGFGMLLDGSSDAENRLKSMLHWDVNNGIARRSWARNDEAIFAIKRAMEEEPLLKVTLPNMVDENLL, encoded by the coding sequence ATGACTTTTCAAGAACAAATAAAACAAGGTATTCCTTCTGTTTTACCTCAAAAAAAAGAGAGAGATCCTAATATAAGTCACGCACCAAAGCGTAAAGAAATATTATCTAAGGAAGAAAAAAAATTAGCACTTAAAAATGCTTTACGCTATTTCGAGCCTATTCATCATGCTGAATTAATTCCAGAATTTAAACAAGAATTAGAAGATTTCGGGCGTATTTATATGTATCGTTTGATGCCTGATTACAAAATTTTTGCACGTCCAATTACAGATTATCCAGGAAATTCGGAACAAGCAAAAGCAATTCAATTAATGATTCAAAATAATTTGGATCAAGCAGTTGCACAACATCCAGAAGAATTAATCACCTATGGTGGAAATGGTGCAGTTTTCCAAAACTGGGCACAATATCTGTTAACAATGAAATATTTGTCTGAAATGACAGACGAACAAACATTGGTCATGTATTCTGGTCATCCAATGGGATTGTTTCCTTCACACAAAAATGCGCCTCGTGTTGTCGTTACGAATGGAATGGTCATTCCTAATTATTCGCAACCTGATGATTGGGAAAAAATGAATGCATTAGGCGTTTCTCAATACGGACAAATGACGGCAGGAAGTTACATGTATATTGGTCCGCAAGGAATTGTACATGGAACAACGATTACTGTTTTGAATGGTTGTCGTAAAATTGATGATAAAGGAACAGCAGGAAAATTATTTGTTACGGCTGGTTTAGGCGGAATGTCTGGAGCTCAACCAAAAGCAGGAAATATTGCAGGAGTGGTATCTGTTACTGCAGAAGTTAATCCAGCAGCGACTTGGAAACGCCACGAACAAGGTTGGGTGGACGAAGTAATTTCAGACTTGGATGAATTAGTCGCTCGTGTAAAAAAAGCTAAAGCAGATAAAGAAGTTGTTTCGATTGCTTATGATGGAAATATCGTTGATGTTTGGGAAAAATTTGACCAAGAAAACGTTTATATTGATTTAGGATCAGATCAAACTTCTTTGCATAATCCTTGGGCTGGTGGTTATTATCCGGTTGGATTAACATTAGAAGAATCAAATCAAATGATGGCCGAAAACCCAGAGTTATTCAAAGAAAAAGTCCAAGAATCTCTTCGTCGTCATGCTGCTGCGGTTAATAAACATACTGCAAAAGGAACGTATTTTTTTGATTATGGAAATGCCTTTTTATTAGAAGCTTCTCGTGCTGGAGCGGATGTTATGGCAGAAAACGGAATCGATTTCAAATATCCTTCGTATGTACAAGATATTATGGGTCCAATGTGTTTCGATTACGGATTTGGACCATTCCGTTGGGTCTGTACTTCTGGAAAACCAGAAGATTTACTAAAAACCGACGAAATCGCTTGTCAAGTTTTAGAAAAGATTATGCAACATTCTCCTGCTGAAATTCAACAACAGATGCAAGATAATATTACGTGGATAAAAGGTGCGCAAGAAAATAAATTGGTTGTTGGATCGCAAGCTCGAATTTTATATGCAGATGCAGAAGGACGAATCAAAATTGCGAAAGCCTTTAACGATGCAATTGCGAAAGGCGAAATAGAGCCAGTTGTTTTAGGTCGTGATCATCATGATGTTTCGGGAACAGATTCTCCTTTTCGCGAAACGTCTAACATTTATGATGGTTCAAAATTTACAGCTGATATGGCGATTCATAATGTTATTGGGGATAGTTTCCGTGGCGCAACTTGGGTTTCTATTCACAACGGTGGTGGCGTTGGTTGGGGCGAAGTAATCAACGGTGGTTTTGGAATGCTGTTAGATGGATCTTCAGATGCTGAAAACCGTTTAAAATCAATGTTACATTGGGATGTGAACAATGGAATTGCTCGACGTTCTTGGGCAAGAAATGACGAAGCTATTTTTGCGATTAAACGCGCTATGGAAGAAGAACCTTTGCTAAAGGTTACACTTCCTAATATGGTTGATGAAAATTTATTATAA
- a CDS encoding ribosomal maturation YjgA family protein, with protein MFKLDKKSFIIAIIIFLIEVIIALYIKDKIIRPFVGDILVVIFIYYFIKTFINTKAINIAIFTLIFSFVVEILQYFNFVEMIGLGHNKAARIIIGTSFSWIDLLCYFVGFILLFFIDKDLKKEM; from the coding sequence ATGTTCAAACTCGATAAAAAATCATTCATAATTGCAATTATTATCTTTTTGATTGAAGTAATTATTGCATTGTACATCAAAGACAAAATCATTCGTCCTTTTGTTGGTGATATTTTAGTCGTGATTTTTATTTACTATTTTATCAAAACATTTATCAACACAAAAGCAATTAACATTGCCATTTTTACGTTGATTTTTTCTTTTGTAGTTGAAATTTTACAATATTTTAATTTTGTAGAAATGATTGGTCTAGGACATAACAAAGCAGCTCGAATAATTATCGGAACATCATTTTCGTGGATTGATTTACTTTGTTATTTTGTCGGATTTATCCTATTATTTTTTATTGATAAAGATTTGAAGAAAGAAATGTAA
- the hutH gene encoding histidine ammonia-lyase encodes MKRLSLMYHKFEKMIKKTYGIDFLSFEDYKGIKEGNIEIELNEASKEQILKSQQNVAKIVASGQTVYGINTGFGPLCDTKISEAETRQLQHNLLISHAVGVGNPIKKEISKTMLIAKAHALSKGYSGVTLDVVERILVMVEKDIIPVVPEKGSVGASGDLAPLSHLFLPLIGEGKVWDGDTIVSTKEALAKHNLQPLNLSAKEGLGLINGTQFILSHALHGLEKFEYLLNLADVAGALSLEAYEGSPRPFEEELHQVRPFKGTLLVAERMRNLLKGSEIAFSHAECGRVQDPYSLRCMPQVHGASRNAFFHLQELAEIELNSVTDNPIVVSDKDAISGGNFHGQPLAMVLDYATIAASELGNISDRRQYLLIEGKYGLPKLLTESSGLNSGFMIPQYTSAALCTENKTLCFPASADSIPTSLGQEDHVSMGSISGRKFNQVLDNVERILAIELMYSCQGLEFRRPRKTSAFLEEVFTKVRSVCPKLEDDRLIGDDINAIIDLLQTKDFKKLIMKF; translated from the coding sequence ATGAAAAGATTATCTTTGATGTATCACAAATTCGAAAAAATGATCAAGAAAACTTACGGTATCGATTTTCTTTCGTTCGAGGATTACAAAGGAATCAAAGAAGGAAATATCGAAATTGAGCTTAACGAAGCAAGTAAAGAACAAATCTTAAAATCTCAACAAAACGTTGCTAAAATAGTTGCTTCTGGACAAACAGTTTATGGAATAAACACTGGTTTTGGACCTCTTTGCGACACAAAAATCTCTGAAGCAGAAACGCGTCAACTTCAACACAATCTATTAATCAGTCATGCAGTTGGTGTGGGAAATCCGATTAAGAAAGAAATTTCTAAAACCATGTTAATTGCAAAAGCACATGCTTTATCAAAAGGCTATTCAGGTGTGACTTTAGATGTGGTGGAACGAATTTTAGTAATGGTTGAAAAAGACATTATTCCAGTTGTTCCAGAAAAAGGATCCGTTGGTGCATCTGGAGATTTAGCTCCTTTATCACATTTATTTTTACCCTTAATCGGCGAAGGAAAAGTTTGGGATGGCGATACAATTGTTTCGACAAAAGAAGCTTTAGCCAAACATAATCTACAACCATTAAACTTATCCGCAAAAGAAGGTTTAGGATTAATCAATGGAACACAATTCATCTTATCTCATGCCTTACACGGATTAGAGAAATTTGAATATTTATTGAATTTAGCTGACGTCGCAGGCGCTTTATCATTAGAAGCTTACGAAGGTTCGCCTCGTCCATTCGAAGAAGAATTACACCAAGTTCGCCCATTCAAAGGAACATTGTTGGTTGCAGAACGTATGAGAAATTTATTAAAAGGTTCTGAAATTGCTTTCTCTCATGCAGAATGTGGTCGTGTACAAGACCCCTATTCGTTGCGTTGCATGCCACAAGTTCATGGCGCGTCACGAAATGCATTTTTCCATTTACAAGAATTAGCTGAAATCGAATTAAATTCTGTTACGGATAATCCAATCGTTGTTTCGGATAAAGATGCTATTTCAGGTGGAAACTTTCACGGACAACCATTAGCAATGGTGTTAGATTATGCGACAATTGCAGCCTCTGAATTAGGAAATATTTCGGATCGTCGTCAATATTTATTAATCGAAGGAAAATATGGATTACCAAAATTATTGACAGAAAGTTCTGGGTTAAATTCTGGATTTATGATTCCTCAATACACTTCTGCCGCGCTTTGTACAGAAAACAAAACGTTGTGTTTCCCTGCATCTGCTGATAGTATTCCAACATCTTTAGGACAAGAAGATCACGTTTCAATGGGAAGTATTTCTGGACGAAAATTCAACCAAGTCTTAGACAACGTAGAACGTATTTTAGCAATCGAATTAATGTACTCTTGCCAAGGTTTAGAATTTAGAAGACCACGTAAAACAAGTGCTTTCTTAGAAGAAGTTTTCACAAAAGTTCGTTCGGTTTGTCCAAAATTAGAAGATGATCGCTTAATTGGTGATGATATCAATGCTATTATCGATTTATTACAAACTAAAGATTTCAAAAAATTAATCATGAAGTTTTAG
- the folE gene encoding GTP cyclohydrolase I FolE, which yields MCDKHLHDEMGDDHMSANLETPLRADAFELSAEEKVEKIEADFRNIMETLGLDLTDDSLKGTPKRVAKMFVKEIFGGLLPERKPGMSTFENKYNYNQMLVEKDIVVYSTCEHHFLPIVGRAHVGYISKGKVIGLSKMNRIVEYYAKRPQVQERLTMQIVKAMQDALGTDDVACIIDAKHLCVNSRGIKDIESSTVTAEFGGAFKESEQLRKEFISYIGMKTPFNV from the coding sequence ATGTGTGATAAACATCTTCATGACGAAATGGGGGACGACCATATGTCAGCAAACTTAGAAACGCCTTTGAGAGCTGATGCATTTGAGTTGTCTGCTGAAGAAAAAGTGGAAAAGATTGAAGCGGATTTCCGTAATATCATGGAAACTTTAGGCTTAGATTTAACAGATGATAGTTTGAAAGGAACGCCAAAACGTGTTGCGAAAATGTTCGTAAAAGAGATTTTTGGTGGTTTATTACCAGAGCGTAAGCCTGGAATGTCAACTTTCGAAAATAAATATAACTACAATCAAATGCTGGTTGAAAAGGATATCGTGGTTTATTCGACTTGCGAACATCACTTTTTACCAATCGTTGGTCGTGCACATGTTGGTTACATCTCGAAAGGGAAAGTAATCGGTTTGTCTAAAATGAATCGTATTGTAGAATATTATGCAAAACGTCCACAAGTACAAGAGCGTTTGACAATGCAAATTGTGAAAGCGATGCAAGATGCTTTGGGGACAGACGATGTCGCATGTATTATTGATGCGAAACATTTGTGTGTCAATTCGCGCGGAATCAAAGATATCGAATCAAGTACAGTAACAGCTGAATTTGGTGGAGCTTTTAAAGAAAGTGAGCAATTAAGAAAAGAGTTTATTTCGTATATCGGAATGAAAACTCCTTTCAATGTTTAA
- the cysS gene encoding cysteine--tRNA ligase has translation MVKENQLKLHNSLTGQKETFEPINQDNVGMYVCGPTVYSNVHLGNVRTFMSFDMIYRYLKFLGYKVRYVRNITDAGHLTDDGNVENDRFVKQSKLEKLEPMEIVQKYTVDFHQVLEKFNLLPPTIEPTATGHILEQIALTEKLIDLGLAYEVNGSVYFDVEAYNKKGLNYGELSNRNIEELINNTRDLDGQGEKKNPVDFALWKNASPAHIMRWASPWGDGFPGWHLECTVMSTKYLGDFFDIHGGGMDLKFPHHECEIAQAKGSNGHEPVKYWMHANMLTMNGQRMSKSTGNYILPMQLVNGENNFFEKAFHPSVVRFCFLQAHYRSVLDISNEAMLASEKGYNRLVEALKTLENITPKKISTVNIDELEAKLYTAMDDDFNTPIMIAHLFDAVKMINSIKDSFENITTEDLERLKAIMNGFVHDVLGLDTEAVNESSDKLDGVVKMLIEMRNQARVDKNWALSDQIRDQLSDLGIQLKDGAEGTTYSF, from the coding sequence ATGGTAAAAGAAAATCAATTAAAATTACATAACTCCTTAACGGGACAGAAAGAAACATTCGAACCAATCAATCAAGATAATGTTGGAATGTATGTTTGTGGTCCAACGGTTTACAGTAATGTGCATTTAGGAAATGTACGTACATTTATGTCGTTTGATATGATTTATCGTTACCTAAAATTTTTGGGTTACAAAGTGCGTTACGTTCGTAATATTACTGATGCGGGACATTTAACAGATGACGGAAATGTAGAAAATGATCGTTTTGTAAAACAATCAAAATTAGAGAAATTAGAACCAATGGAAATCGTGCAAAAGTACACGGTAGATTTTCATCAAGTTTTAGAAAAATTTAATTTACTACCTCCAACAATCGAACCTACAGCAACAGGACATATTTTAGAACAAATTGCTTTAACAGAAAAATTAATCGATTTAGGTTTAGCTTACGAGGTAAATGGATCAGTTTATTTTGATGTAGAAGCATACAACAAAAAAGGACTTAATTATGGTGAGTTAAGTAACCGTAATATCGAAGAGTTAATCAATAACACAAGAGATTTAGACGGACAAGGAGAGAAGAAAAATCCAGTAGATTTTGCACTTTGGAAAAATGCTTCGCCTGCTCACATTATGCGTTGGGCTTCGCCTTGGGGAGATGGTTTTCCGGGTTGGCACTTAGAATGTACAGTGATGAGTACAAAATATCTTGGTGACTTTTTCGATATTCATGGAGGAGGAATGGATCTTAAATTCCCTCACCACGAATGTGAAATTGCACAAGCAAAAGGTTCTAATGGCCACGAACCAGTAAAATATTGGATGCATGCTAATATGTTGACGATGAATGGACAACGTATGAGTAAATCGACAGGGAATTACATCTTGCCAATGCAATTGGTAAATGGCGAAAATAACTTTTTCGAAAAAGCGTTTCATCCAAGTGTCGTTCGTTTTTGTTTTTTACAAGCGCATTACCGCAGTGTGTTAGATATTTCGAATGAAGCGATGTTGGCTTCGGAAAAAGGGTATAACCGTTTGGTTGAAGCCTTAAAAACGTTAGAAAATATTACACCGAAGAAAATATCTACTGTTAACATTGATGAGTTGGAAGCGAAATTATATACCGCAATGGATGATGATTTCAACACGCCAATTATGATCGCTCATTTATTTGATGCCGTGAAAATGATCAACTCGATCAAAGATAGCTTCGAAAATATTACAACAGAAGATTTAGAACGCTTGAAAGCAATTATGAATGGTTTTGTTCATGATGTTTTAGGTTTAGATACTGAAGCTGTTAACGAAAGTTCTGATAAATTAGATGGTGTTGTAAAAATGCTAATCGAAATGCGTAATCAAGCACGTGTAGATAAAAATTGGGCTTTATCTGACCAAATTCGTGATCAATTAAGTGATTTAGGAATTCAACTAAAAGATGGAGCAGAAGGCACTACTTATTCTTTTTGA
- a CDS encoding SusC/RagA family TonB-linked outer membrane protein, giving the protein MRRRFTSLGILSMFLMGGLAYAQVKGVLKDSNGFPMEEAEVIVTRTGASVYTDGDGNFNVDAKVGDTLKIIDSMGEEKIIKVTSTMLGDVKFASKASENIELSTVNLVGGIKMDAAQKIGAYDIVKKEDFELAPTASVDEVLNGRVAGLAFSSNSGDPGSANIITIRGVGSLIGTPNPLYVIDGVVVGKGADNAGIMESWNPLASIDPNAIENVMVLKDASATALYGARGANGVIVITTKKGRYNQKTRFNLSSDTGVQSIAYDEQKFMTSSEFIDWATLAYFNTVDKNGNPVYSSMDAARDYVVNTQYKYDGVTDSDWRKAIQRSQSTVNTYNFSASGGSENTSFRIGGSYYDNKSLIINSKFNRLSINSALDHKINDKLTLGLNLNYSNVKRRTFDDGGAYRNPWTTQFSVLPIYPIYNADGSYNMDNLGAGNSNFNPLAIQNVDFVQGNIQTYLASINAEYTLAKNLYFFSMFGVQNQRIKEKQYWDPSVGDGKNQEIAPDPDDKDLPDGLPGGIVTVAHSNVFDWNWQNSLSYRKVFNDKHDLQTWVGMEYQEHEYTQEWARVVGLTKPLPYLSYGGNPKAKSVGDDILRWTQISYFGRLNYIYDGKYTVSGQLRRDSNSTLGMNDKSGIFWSIGGSWDIARESFFGNSNVLSKLKLRGNYGEIGNIPYADQWGPQYNTYFLQSINPAGYGTNTTLGLSRVGNPDLGWEISKQLNIGVDFNLFNKFDITLDVYNKRTIDAIYNTTIIGVHGNPSSYYANIGELSNKGIESTINAKPINKEFKWNIFGTFSYNKNKVVSLFPDRPDAIERISGNGIRALSVGREFGEYYVPLWAGVDPETGAGRWWTDETKTEMTTDRTKAKSAWLGKSGFPKYLASIKNDFSYKGFTLSVFFTGQFDFYVHNMWQNFILSDGSKMGNNQIKSALYDAWTPDNRNAKNPKPIAGHGNETELLSDRWVRKGDHIRLKEVKIAYTFNDLFKKSTGVDNLTIYAKGVNLWLYTFDKNLDFDPESNSNAYGGAAGKGLYDYTSPIMKSISLGVSLDF; this is encoded by the coding sequence ATGAGGAGAAGATTTACTTCTTTGGGCATTCTATCAATGTTTTTGATGGGAGGTTTGGCTTATGCTCAAGTTAAAGGAGTCTTAAAAGACTCGAATGGATTTCCAATGGAAGAAGCAGAGGTGATTGTTACAAGAACAGGAGCTTCTGTCTATACAGATGGAGATGGAAATTTTAATGTAGACGCGAAAGTAGGAGATACATTGAAGATTATCGATTCTATGGGAGAAGAAAAGATAATTAAAGTTACTTCAACAATGCTTGGTGATGTAAAATTCGCTTCAAAAGCATCTGAAAATATCGAATTAAGTACAGTAAATTTAGTTGGTGGGATCAAAATGGATGCTGCACAAAAAATTGGTGCTTATGATATTGTAAAGAAAGAGGATTTTGAATTAGCTCCTACAGCTTCAGTAGACGAGGTATTAAATGGACGTGTTGCAGGGTTAGCATTTTCATCTAATTCAGGAGATCCAGGTTCTGCAAATATTATTACAATTCGTGGGGTTGGCTCGCTTATTGGAACTCCAAACCCATTATATGTAATTGATGGAGTTGTAGTTGGTAAAGGAGCAGACAATGCGGGAATTATGGAGTCTTGGAATCCATTGGCTTCAATTGATCCAAATGCAATAGAAAATGTGATGGTCCTTAAAGATGCTTCAGCTACTGCTTTATATGGAGCACGTGGCGCAAATGGAGTAATTGTAATTACGACAAAAAAAGGACGATACAATCAGAAAACAAGATTTAATTTATCAAGTGATACAGGAGTACAGTCAATAGCATACGATGAGCAAAAATTTATGACTTCATCTGAATTTATTGATTGGGCTACTTTAGCTTATTTCAATACTGTAGATAAAAATGGTAATCCTGTTTATTCTTCAATGGATGCTGCAAGAGATTATGTTGTTAATACACAATATAAATATGATGGTGTTACAGATTCAGATTGGAGAAAAGCTATCCAACGTTCTCAGTCTACTGTCAATACGTATAATTTTTCAGCGAGTGGAGGTAGTGAAAATACATCTTTCCGTATTGGAGGATCGTACTACGACAATAAATCGTTGATTATAAATTCAAAGTTTAATCGTCTAAGTATAAATTCAGCATTAGATCATAAAATTAATGATAAGTTAACTTTAGGACTTAACCTGAATTATTCGAATGTTAAAAGAAGAACATTTGATGATGGAGGAGCTTATCGTAACCCTTGGACAACTCAATTTAGCGTATTGCCAATCTATCCAATTTATAATGCAGACGGATCTTACAATATGGATAATTTAGGAGCAGGGAATTCGAATTTCAATCCTTTAGCCATTCAAAATGTAGATTTTGTACAAGGAAATATTCAAACGTATTTAGCTTCGATTAATGCAGAATATACCTTAGCAAAAAATTTGTATTTCTTTTCGATGTTTGGTGTTCAAAATCAAAGAATAAAAGAGAAACAATATTGGGATCCTTCTGTAGGAGATGGTAAGAATCAAGAAATCGCACCAGATCCGGATGATAAAGATTTACCAGATGGATTACCTGGAGGTATTGTGACGGTAGCACATTCAAATGTTTTTGATTGGAACTGGCAAAACTCTTTGAGTTACAGAAAAGTATTCAACGATAAACATGATTTACAAACGTGGGTAGGTATGGAATACCAAGAGCACGAATATACACAAGAATGGGCGAGAGTTGTTGGTTTGACTAAACCTTTACCATATCTTTCATATGGAGGAAATCCAAAAGCTAAATCAGTTGGTGATGATATCCTAAGATGGACTCAGATTTCTTATTTTGGTCGATTAAACTATATTTATGATGGTAAGTACACGGTTTCTGGACAATTAAGAAGAGACTCCAACTCTACGTTAGGTATGAATGACAAAAGTGGAATTTTCTGGTCTATTGGAGGTAGCTGGGATATAGCAAGAGAATCTTTCTTTGGAAATAGTAATGTATTATCAAAATTAAAACTGAGAGGAAACTATGGAGAGATCGGAAATATACCGTATGCAGACCAATGGGGGCCACAATATAACACATACTTTTTACAAAGTATTAATCCAGCAGGGTATGGAACAAATACCACACTTGGCTTAAGCAGGGTAGGGAATCCAGATTTAGGTTGGGAGATTAGTAAACAATTAAATATAGGTGTTGATTTTAATTTATTCAACAAGTTTGATATTACATTAGACGTATACAATAAGCGAACAATCGACGCAATTTACAATACGACAATTATTGGTGTTCATGGAAATCCATCTTCATATTATGCAAATATTGGAGAACTTTCAAATAAAGGTATAGAATCTACAATTAATGCTAAACCTATTAATAAAGAATTCAAATGGAATATTTTTGGAACATTCTCTTATAACAAGAATAAAGTAGTTTCATTATTCCCTGATCGCCCTGATGCAATCGAAAGAATTTCAGGAAACGGAATTAGAGCGTTGAGTGTAGGGCGAGAATTTGGTGAGTATTATGTTCCTTTATGGGCAGGTGTTGATCCAGAAACAGGAGCAGGAAGATGGTGGACAGATGAAACCAAAACTGAAATGACAACAGATAGAACTAAAGCAAAAAGTGCTTGGTTAGGAAAATCTGGTTTCCCTAAGTATTTGGCAAGTATAAAAAATGACTTTTCTTATAAAGGATTTACGCTTTCAGTCTTTTTCACAGGACAATTTGATTTCTACGTACACAATATGTGGCAAAACTTTATCTTAAGTGACGGATCTAAAATGGGGAATAACCAAATTAAATCTGCATTATATGACGCTTGGACACCTGATAATCGAAATGCTAAAAATCCAAAACCGATTGCAGGTCATGGAAACGAAACAGAATTACTTTCAGATCGTTGGGTGAGAAAAGGAGATCATATTCGTTTGAAAGAAGTGAAAATAGCTTATACTTTCAATGATTTGTTTAAGAAAAGTACAGGAGTAGATAATCTAACAATCTATGCAAAAGGTGTTAATCTATGGCTTTACACATTTGACAAAAATTTAGATTTTGATCCAGAATCAAACTCTAATGCTTATGGAGGTGCTGCAGGTAAAGGATTATATGACTATACTTCACCAATTATGAAATCTATTTCATTAGGAGTATCATTAGATTTTTAA